The following are from one region of the Gossypium hirsutum isolate 1008001.06 chromosome D03, Gossypium_hirsutum_v2.1, whole genome shotgun sequence genome:
- the LOC107909369 gene encoding UPF0496 protein At2g18630, whose translation MASSSSSEPSLRIEVRPDSRSQAQSSWNRVAYSGIDTLQYRTDLVINSLPADSDFNSFAKDYFDNTKNTFELCTAIRDCLTRTQNNHEIIRLAVKCFDEEVGTDEKKSGKTLEELKRFKAAEEPFFEELRVLVGRVLRQQESLQRKFNARKGTLEKKLASLETWRRVSLAFFVVAFFSLLIFSVVAATKSVKHVITALGSALTVAIVPVGTWCNERWNRNKEKEKKKLKLTKTVFYAALTPIIRVLVDQLEVKFKSLSHSVDSVLTEGYALKVAIDKIKKDLKDVTDTIPDVLRRADDLGRETIMDWREILTRMMETL comes from the coding sequence ATGGCATCATCTAGTAGTTCTGAACCGTCATTGCGAATTGAAGTGCGACCGGATTCCCGATCCCAAGCTCAATCGAGCTGGAACAGGGTTGCTTATAGTGGTATTGATACTCTCCAGTATCGTACTGACCTTGTCATCAACTCTCTCCCGGCCGATTCGGACTTCAATTCTTTCGCCAAGGATTACTTTGACAACACAAAAAATACTTTCGAGCTCTGTACTGCCATTAGGGATTGCCTCACACGTACTCAAAACAATCACGAAATTATTCGGTTGGCCGTTAAGTGTTTCGATGAAGAAGTCGGGACCGACGAGAAGAAATCCGGTAAGACCTTGGAGGAACTGAAAAGGTTCAAAGCAGCCGAAGAGCCTTTCTTTGAGGAGTTACGTGTACTGGTAGGCAGGGTCCTTCGGCAACAAGAATCGTTGCAACGGAAGTTTAATGCTCGGAAGGGAACGCTTGAAAAGAAATTGGCATCACTGGAAACATGGAGGAGGGTGTCGTTGGCCTTTTTTGTTGTCGCTTTTTTTTCCTTGTTGATTTTTTCCGTGGTGGCGGCAACCAAGTCCGTAAAGCATGTCATAACAGCTTTGGGTAGTGCGTTGACGGTTGCTATAGTTCCGGTCGGGACATGGTGCAACGAGCGTTGGAATCGGAacaaagaaaaggagaaaaagaagctGAAATTAACTAAAACGGTGTTCTATGCTGCTCTTACACCCATCATAAGGGTGCTTGTTGACCAACTGGAAGTTAAATTCAAGTCACTGTCGCACTCCGTTGATTCCGTGCTCACAGAAGGATATGCTTTGAAGGTCGCGATAGATAAGATAAAAAAAGATTTGAAAGATGTTACGGACACCATCCCGGATGTGCTTCGACGGGCGGATGACCTTGGCCGTGAAACAATAATGGATTGGCGAGAGATTTTGACGCGGATGATGGAGACGCTGTAG
- the LOC107909368 gene encoding uncharacterized protein isoform X2 — protein sequence MERIDLHYWERAAGGGCAIWEYGTRFQTRDANLYDDRMLYTSSNRWLQQKYIMGRAVGKDPITFTYAYLRACRSQICGSNSKSCSKVFL from the exons ATGGAAAGGATTGATTTGCATTATTGGGAGCGAGCCGCCGGTGGTGGTTGTGCTATCTGGGAGTATGGAACCCGGTTTCAAACGA GAGACGCTAATCTTTACGATGACAGAATGTTGTACACATCTAGTAATCGTTGGTTGCAACAAAAATACATCATGGGCAGAGCTGTTGG AAAGGATCCCATAACGTTCACTTATGCTTACCTGAG AGCATGTAGGAGCCAAATTTGCGGTTCAAATTCGAAGTCATGCTCAAAAGTTTTTCTCTAA
- the LOC107909368 gene encoding signal peptidase complex catalytic subunit SEC11A isoform X1, translated as MLDLVHCMFGYALSVHEQRDSKEADILTKGDANLYDDRMLYTSSNRWLQQKYIMGRAVGKDPITFTYAYLRACRSQICGSNSKSCSKVFL; from the exons ATGTTGGATTTAGTACATTGCATGTTTGGTTATGCTTTGTCGGTTCATGAGCAGCGAGATAGCAAAGAAGCTGATATACTCACTAAAG GAGACGCTAATCTTTACGATGACAGAATGTTGTACACATCTAGTAATCGTTGGTTGCAACAAAAATACATCATGGGCAGAGCTGTTGG AAAGGATCCCATAACGTTCACTTATGCTTACCTGAG AGCATGTAGGAGCCAAATTTGCGGTTCAAATTCGAAGTCATGCTCAAAAGTTTTTCTCTAA